Proteins co-encoded in one Aquincola tertiaricarbonis genomic window:
- a CDS encoding histone deacetylase family protein, with protein MQAYYSDHFVLPLPPGHRFPMPKYRLLRDRVQAEVPGLVLAEAVAATDDELLLAHTPHYVQSVVDGLLSAAEQREIGFPWSPAMVERARRSVGATLCAARTALAEGVSAQLAGGTHHAYAHKGSGFCVFNDVAVAARLMQAEAHRRRRPLLRVAVIDLDVHQGNGTASIFADDDSVFTLSLHGARNFPFRKEASDLDLELPDGCTDDLYLDTLDQALHMLWLSHAQALPGLVFYLAGADPHEGDRLGRLKLTHAGLAERDRRVLAACRERGVPVAISMAGGYGHVIADSVAVHLQTLREAQAQWTAWQAARPVEECSG; from the coding sequence ATGCAGGCGTACTACTCCGACCACTTCGTGCTGCCGCTGCCGCCCGGGCACCGGTTTCCGATGCCCAAGTACCGGCTGTTGCGCGACCGGGTGCAGGCGGAGGTGCCCGGCCTGGTGCTGGCCGAGGCGGTGGCTGCCACCGATGACGAACTGCTGCTGGCGCACACGCCGCACTACGTGCAGTCGGTGGTCGATGGCCTGCTGTCTGCGGCCGAGCAGCGCGAGATCGGCTTTCCCTGGTCGCCTGCGATGGTGGAGCGCGCGCGCCGCTCGGTGGGCGCCACCCTCTGCGCCGCCCGCACCGCGCTGGCCGAAGGCGTGTCGGCCCAGCTGGCAGGTGGCACCCACCATGCCTACGCGCACAAGGGCAGCGGCTTTTGCGTGTTCAACGACGTGGCGGTGGCCGCGCGGCTGATGCAGGCCGAAGCCCACCGCCGGCGACGGCCGCTGTTGCGGGTGGCGGTGATCGACCTCGACGTGCACCAGGGCAACGGCACGGCGTCCATCTTTGCCGACGACGACAGCGTGTTCACGCTCTCGCTGCACGGCGCGCGCAACTTCCCCTTCCGCAAGGAGGCGAGCGACCTCGATCTGGAGCTGCCCGACGGCTGCACCGACGACCTCTACCTGGACACGCTGGACCAGGCCCTGCACATGCTGTGGCTGAGCCATGCGCAGGCGCTGCCCGGCCTGGTGTTCTACCTGGCCGGCGCCGACCCGCACGAAGGCGACCGGCTGGGTCGGCTCAAGCTCACCCATGCGGGCCTGGCCGAGCGCGACCGTCGCGTGCTGGCCGCCTGCCGCGAGCGCGGCGTGCCGGTGGCCATCAGCATGGCGGGGGGCTACGGCCATGTGATCGCCGACTCGGTGGCGGTGCACCTGCAGACGCTGCGCGAGGCCCAGGCCCAATGGACCGCCTGGCAGGCTGCGCGGCCGGTGGAAGAATGCAGCGGATGA
- a CDS encoding acyl-CoA thioesterase translates to MQRMSEAVRPQPQPRSAYRHFSAVPTRWMDNDVYGHVNNVVYYSYFDTAVNRYLIEAGALDPQAGHSIGLVIETHCNYFASLSFPQVVEAGMRVASVGRSSVRYEIGLFGQGDPMCAAAGHFVHVYVDRETRRPMALPPALLAALQPLRVDL, encoded by the coding sequence ATGCAGCGGATGAGCGAAGCCGTCCGCCCCCAGCCGCAGCCCCGCAGCGCCTACCGTCACTTCAGCGCGGTGCCCACGCGCTGGATGGACAACGACGTCTACGGGCACGTCAACAACGTCGTGTACTACAGCTACTTCGACACCGCGGTGAACCGCTACCTGATCGAGGCCGGCGCGTTGGACCCGCAGGCGGGCCACAGCATCGGGCTGGTGATCGAGACCCACTGCAACTACTTCGCCTCGCTGAGCTTTCCGCAGGTGGTGGAGGCGGGCATGCGCGTGGCCAGCGTGGGCCGCAGCAGCGTGCGCTACGAGATCGGCCTCTTCGGCCAGGGCGACCCGATGTGCGCCGCGGCCGGCCACTTCGTGCACGTGTACGTGGATCGGGAGACCCGCCGGCCGATGGCCCTGCCACCCGCGCTGCTGGCGGCGCTGCAGCCGCTGCGGGTGGACCTGTGA
- a CDS encoding nitroreductase — translation MTHAQHQAATAAVAAVDEAITSRRSIRRFLPTPVPRPVIEDILRVAAQAPSGSNVQPWQVYVLTGQRLARLCDQLVAAHDDPAVRAQHQAEYAYYPTDWFEPYLGRRRATGWGLYNLLGIAKADRARMHAQHGRNFRFFDAPVGLIFTIDRRLQQGSWLDYGMFLQNIMVAARARGLDTCPQAAFIEWHRIVLPHVGAPDHEALVCGMALGHADPQAPENRLRTERAPVAEFTRFLD, via the coding sequence GTGACGCACGCGCAGCATCAGGCCGCCACGGCGGCTGTCGCAGCCGTCGATGAAGCCATCACCTCCCGCCGCTCCATCCGCCGCTTCCTGCCCACGCCGGTGCCGCGGCCGGTGATCGAGGACATCCTGCGCGTGGCCGCCCAGGCGCCTTCGGGCAGCAACGTGCAGCCTTGGCAGGTGTACGTGCTCACCGGCCAGCGCCTGGCCCGCCTGTGCGACCAGCTGGTGGCCGCGCATGACGACCCCGCCGTGCGTGCCCAGCACCAGGCCGAGTACGCCTACTACCCTACCGACTGGTTCGAGCCCTACCTGGGGCGCCGCCGCGCCACCGGCTGGGGCCTGTACAACCTGCTGGGCATAGCCAAGGCCGATCGTGCGCGCATGCACGCCCAGCACGGCCGCAACTTCCGTTTCTTCGATGCGCCGGTGGGCCTGATCTTCACCATCGACCGGCGGCTGCAGCAAGGCAGCTGGCTGGACTACGGCATGTTCTTGCAGAACATCATGGTGGCAGCCCGTGCCCGCGGCCTGGACACCTGCCCGCAGGCCGCCTTCATCGAGTGGCACCGCATCGTGCTGCCGCACGTGGGCGCCCCCGACCACGAGGCGCTGGTGTGCGGCATGGCCCTGGGCCATGCCGACCCGCAGGCGCCCGAGAACCGCCTGCGCACCGAGCGTGCGCCGGTGGCCGAATTCACCCGTTTCCTTGACTGA
- a CDS encoding 2-hydroxyacid dehydrogenase has product MPSVLVTREIFPETLQRLAGHFEVTPNEGDQTWAPGALARSLAGHEGVLVAGGERIDAALLDANPQLKAVCNMAVGYNNIDVAACTARGVLVTNTPDVLTETTADFGFALMMATARRIAEGEHYLRAGKWTRWSYNLLTGSDVHGATLGILGMGRIGQGIARRGALGFGMQVIYHNRSRLPADQEASIQARYVSKEELLREADHLVLVLPYSPASHHAIGAAELALMKPTATLTNIARGGIVDDAALAEALKQGTIAAAGLDVFEGEPSVHPGLLEVPNVVLTPHIASATVRTRRAMADLAADNLIAALTGGRAPTPVNPEVMA; this is encoded by the coding sequence ATGCCGTCCGTGCTCGTCACCCGAGAGATCTTTCCTGAAACCCTGCAACGCCTGGCCGGGCACTTCGAGGTCACGCCGAACGAGGGCGACCAGACCTGGGCCCCGGGCGCGCTGGCGCGCAGCCTGGCCGGCCACGAGGGCGTGCTGGTGGCCGGCGGCGAGCGCATCGACGCCGCGCTGCTGGACGCCAACCCGCAGCTCAAGGCCGTGTGCAACATGGCGGTGGGCTACAACAACATCGACGTGGCGGCCTGCACCGCCCGCGGCGTGCTGGTGACCAACACGCCCGATGTGCTCACCGAGACCACCGCCGACTTCGGCTTCGCGCTGATGATGGCCACCGCCCGCCGCATCGCCGAAGGCGAGCACTACCTGCGCGCCGGTAAGTGGACGCGCTGGTCCTACAACCTGCTGACCGGCAGCGACGTGCACGGCGCCACGCTGGGCATCCTGGGCATGGGCCGCATCGGCCAGGGCATCGCCCGGCGCGGCGCGCTGGGCTTCGGCATGCAGGTGATCTACCACAACCGCAGCCGCCTGCCGGCCGACCAGGAAGCGTCCATCCAAGCCCGCTACGTGAGCAAGGAAGAGCTGCTGCGCGAGGCCGACCACCTGGTGCTGGTGCTGCCGTATTCGCCGGCCAGCCACCATGCCATCGGCGCCGCCGAGCTGGCGCTGATGAAGCCCACCGCCACGCTGACCAACATCGCGCGCGGTGGCATCGTGGACGATGCGGCGCTGGCCGAGGCCTTGAAGCAGGGCACTATCGCCGCTGCCGGGCTGGACGTGTTCGAGGGCGAGCCCAGTGTGCACCCCGGCCTGCTCGAGGTGCCCAACGTCGTGCTCACGCCGCACATCGCCAGCGCCACCGTGCGCACC